TCGCCCGCCGTGCGTGCGATGATGTGCCCGCAACTGCATACCGGCCGTTTGAATCCACGCGGGAGAGTCCCGGCCACCGTGTGTGCCGGGCGCCGAAGGAGCAAGTTCCTCCCTTGAATCTCTCAGGCCCCGTACCGCGTGGATGAGGCAGATCTGAAAAGCGAGCCGTCCGACGGCTCCACCCAAGGTGCAAGCCGACCCGTCAGGGGCCTCTCGGCGAACCTCTCAGGTTCCGATGACAGATGGGGAGGGACCGTCCTCGTCGTCATGCCCTGCGCCCTGGGAGCCACACCTCATGAGCAACGCCCCCCGTACGACCGCCCTCGACGCGCTGCATCGCTCGCTGGGCGCGACCATGACCGACTTCGCGGGCTGGGACATGCCGCTGCGGTACGCCAGTGAGCGTGACGAGCACCACGCGGTACGTACCCGCGCCGGGCTCTTCGACCTCTCGCACATGGGCGAGATCGCCGTCACCGGCCCCGGTGCCGTCGCCTTCCTGAACCACGCGCTCGTCGGCAACATCGGCACGGTCGGCGTCGGCCGGGCCCGCTACACGATGATCGTCCGCGAGGACGGCGGCATCCTGGACGACCTGATCGTCTACCGGCCGGCCGAGACCGAGTACCTCGTGGTCGCCAACGCGGGCAACGCCCAGACGGTCCTGGACACCCTGACCGAGCGGGTCACCGGCTTCGACGCCGAGGTCCGCGACGACCGCGACGCGTACGCGCTGATCGCCGTCCAGGGCCCCGAGTCCCCCGCCGTCCTGAAGGCCGTCACCGACGCCGATCTCGACGGGCTGAAGTACTACGCGGGCCTGCCCGGCACCGTCGCCGGAGTTCCGGCGCTCATCGCCCGTACCGGCTACACCGGCGAGGACGGCTTCGAGCTGTTCGTCGCCCCCGAGCACGCCGAGGCGCTCTGGCAGGCGCTCACCGAGGCCGGCGCCCCGCACGGCCTGATCCCCTGCGGGCTCTCCTGCCGCGACACGCTGCGCCTGGAGGCGGGCATGCCGCTGTACGGGCACGAGCTGACCACCGCGCTGACCCCGTTCGACGCGGGCCTCGGCCGGGTCGTGAAGTTCGAGAAGGAGGGCGACTTCGTGGGCCGCGAGGCGCTCACCGCCGCCGCCGAGCGCGCCGAGATCGCCCCGCCCCGCAAGCTCGTCGGCCTGGTCGCCGAGGGCCGCCGGGTTCCGCGCGCCGGTTTCCAGGTGGTCGCGGACGGCAGGGTGATCGGCGAGGTCACCTCCGGCGCCCCCTCCCCGACGCTGGGCAAGCCGATCGCCATGGCGTACGTGGACGCGGCCTTCGCCGCACCCGGCACCGAGGGTGTCGGCGTGGACGTCCGGGGCACCCACGAGCCGTACGAAGTCGTGGCCCTGCCCTTCTACAAGCGCCAGAAGTAGGCGTCGGGGCCCGCCGCGCCCCGCCCACGGGGCCGAACGTGACCCAGTCGCGTCTCATCCCGTAAGACCATCGTTCGTCAGCACCCACCCGCGTACAGGAGAATTCAGGTCATGAGCAACCCCCAGCAGCTGCGGTACAGCAAGGAGCACGAGTGGCTGTCGGCCGTCGAGGACGGCGTGGCAACCGTGGGCATCACCGAGTACGCGGCCAACGCGCTCGGTGACGTCGTGTACGCCCAGCTCCCGGCGGTCGGCGACACGGTGACCGCGGGCGAGACCTGCGGCGAGCTGGAGTCGACCAAGTCGGTCAGCGACCTGTACTCGCCGGTCACCGGCGAGGTCACCGCGGCGAACCAGGACGTGGTGGACGACCCGGCCCTGGTGAACTCCGCTCCCTTCGAGGGCGGCTGGCTCTTCAAGGTGCGCATCGCGGAAGAGCCGGGGGATCTGCTCACCGCCGACGAATACACCGAGTTCTCCGGCAACTGAGACCCAAGGGACCGCCTGATGTCGCTTCTCAACTCCTCCCTCCACGAGCTGGACCCGGACGTCGCCGCCGCAGTCGACGCCGAGCTCCACCGCCAGCAGTCCACCCTCGAAATGATCGCCTCGGAGAACTTCGCTCCGGCCGCCGTCATGGAGGCGCAGGGCTCCGTCCTCACCAACAAGTACGCCGAGGGCTACCCGGGCCGCCGCTACTACGGTGGCTGCGAGCACGTCGACGTGGTCGAGCAGATCGCGATCGACCGCGTCAAGGCGCTCTTCGGCGCCGAGGCCGCGAACGTCCAGCCGCACTCCGGTGCGCAGGCGAACGCCGCCGCGATGTTCGCGCTGCTCAAGCCCGGCGACACGATCATGGGCCTTAACCTGGCCCACGGCGGTCACCTGACCCACGGCATGAAGATCAACTTCTCCGGCAAGCTCTACAACGTGGTCCCGTACCACGTCGACGAGACCGGTGTCGTGGACATGGACGAGGTGGAGCGCCTCGCCAAGGAGTCCCAGCCGAAGCTGATCGTGGCCGGCTGGTCCGCGTACCCGCGTCAGCTGGACTTCGCCGCCTTCCGCCGCGTCGCGGACGAGGTCGGCGCGTACCTGATGGTCGACATGGCCCACTTCGCGGGCCTGGTCGCCGCGGGCCTGCACCCCAGCCCGGTGCCGCACGCCCACGTCGTCACGACCACCACGCACAAGACCCTCGGCGGTCCTCGCGGCGGTGTGATCCTCTCCACCCAGGAACTCGCCAAGAAGATCAACTCGGCGGTCTTCCCGGGGCAGCAGGGCGGCCCGCTGGAGCACGTGATCGCGGCCAAGGCCGTGTCGTTCAAGGTCGCGGCGTCGGAAGAGTTCAAGGAGCGCCAGCAGCGCACCCTGGACGGTGCCCGCATCATCGCCGACCGCCTGGTCCAGCCGGACGTCACCGAGGTGGGCGTCTCCGTCCTCTCCGGCGGCACCGACGTGCACCTGGTCCTGGTGGACCTGCGCAACTCCGAGCTGGACGGCCAGCAGGCCGAGGACCGGCTCCACGAGATCGGCATCACGGTCAACCGGAACGCCGTCCCGAACGACCCGCGCCCGCCGATGGTCACCTCCGGCCTGCGCATCGGTACGCCGGCCCTGGCCACCCGCGGCTTCCGGGCCGAGGACTTCACCGAGGTGGCGGAGATCATCGCCTCGGCCCTGAAGCCCTCGTACGACGCCGAGGACCTCAAGGCCCGCGTCGTCGCGCTGGCCGAGAAGTTCCCGCTGTACCCCGGCCTGAAGAAGTAGCAACCGCCCGTTCACGGGCATTTTTCGCAGGTCGGGCGGGGCATCGCGCACACTGGACGGTGAGCGCGGTGCCCCGCCGCGTTCCGTACGGGGCACCTTCCCCGCTCCCCTCTTTCGTTTCGCCGGTGGACAACGGCGTCCGCCCAGCTAGGAGTCATCCGTGGCCATTTCGGTCTTCGACCTGTTCTCGATCGGCATCGGGCCGTCCAGCTCCCACACGGTGGGCCCGATGCGGGCGGCGCGGATGTTCGCGCGCCGGCTGAAGAACGAGGGCCTGCTCGCGCCGACCGCCTCGATACGCGCCGAGCTGTACGGCTCCCTCGGCGCGACCGGCCACGGCCACGGCACGCCGAAGGCGGTCCTCCTCGGCCTGGAGGGCGAGTCCCCCCGGACCGTGGACGTCGAGGCCGCCGACGCCCGGGTCGAGCAGATCCGCACCACCGGCCGCATCAGCCTGCTGGGCGCCCACGAGATCCCGTTCGACGCGGACGAGCACCTCGTCCTGCACCGCCGCAAGGCGCTCCCGTACCACGCGAACGGCATGTCCCTCCACGCGTACGACGAGACCGGCGCGCTGCTGCTGGAGAAGACGTACTACTCGGTGGGCGGCGGGTTCGTCGTCGACGAGGACGCGGTCGGCGCCGACCGGATCATCCCCGACGACACCGTCCTCGCCCACCCCTTCCGCACCGGCGACGAGCTGCTCCGCCTGGCCCGGGAGACCGGGCTCTCCATCTCCTCGCTGATGCTGGAAAACGAGAAGGAATGGCGCACCGAGGAGGAGATCCGTACCGGTCTGCTGGAGATCTGGCGGGTCATGCAGGCGTGCGTCGGCCGGGGCATGTCCCGCGAGGGCATCCTCCCCGGCGGCCTCAAGGTCCGCCGCCGCGCCGCCAACTCCGCCCGCCAGCTGCGGGCCGAGGGCGACCCGCAGACCCACGCGATGGAGTGGATCACCCTCTACGCCATGGCGGTCAACGAGGAGAACGCCGCCGGCGGCCGGGTCGTGACCGCCCCCACCAACGGCGCGGCCGGCATCATCCCGGCGGTACTGCACTACTACATGAACTTCGCGGCCGGCGGCGCCACCCCGGAGGAGAAGGACGACAGCGTCGTCCGCTTCCTCCTCGCGGCGGGCGCGATCGGCATGCTCTTCAAGGAGAACGCCTCGATCTCCGGCGCCGAGGTCGGCTGCCAGGGCGAGGTCGGCTCCGCCTGCTCCATGGCCGCCGGCGCGCTCGCCGAGGTCCTCGGCGGCTCCCCCGAGCAGGTGGAGAACGCCGCCGAGATCGGCATGGAACACAACCTCGGCCTCACCTGCGACCCGGTCGGCGGCCTCGTCCAGATCCCCTGCATCGAGCGGAACGGCATGGCGGCGGTGAAGGCCGTCACCGCCGCGAAGATGGCCCTGCGCGGCGACGGCACCCACAAGGTCTCCCTGGACAAGGTCATCAAGACCATGAAGGAGACCGGCGCCGACATGTCCGTCAAGTACAAGGAGACGGCCCGGGGCGGGCTCGCGGTGAACATCATCGAGTGCTGAGGTTCAGGGCCCTGACCAGTGTCTTCGCGCCACGGGCGCTGGTCGGGACCTCCTTTGCTCGCACAAGGGAAAGTCTCCGGGAAGTTCCTGGCGGAGCCCGGCCGATGGGCGCCCGTAGCGGCCGCGCGGTGATGACGCCAAACGTGCGATTCTCCGCGGCGAGACGGCCGACCCCGCGGACGCCGCGTGGGCGGCACGCTCGTCCTGGACTGCGAGGGCCTGTCCCAACTGGTACGACGCACACCTGAGATCACCGAGTGGCCGGCGGCAGCCGAAGCCGAAGACATCCGCGTCGTCACCAGTTCCGTCACCCTCGTCGACGCGCGCGACCCCAAAATCAACCAGGCCCGCTTCGACTACGCCGTTTCCCGAGTGAACATCATCCCGCCGAGCGAAGCCGTCGCCCGCCGTGCGAGCAAGCTTCTGGCCACGGCCGGGCCGCACGGCCACAAGTACGCCGTCGTGGCCGCCACCGCGCTCACCTCACCAGCGCCGGGGACCGTCCTGACATCGGACACCGAAGACCTGTTGACGCCCTGCGGCCCCAGCGTCCGTGTCATCGAGGTCTGACGGCGAGGCCGCGCCCGCTCCTCGACCCTTAAGGTCGTCCCGAACCACACGAACACGTCGGGAACCGAACGGGAGAACACGATGGCTACGGACGACGCCGACGGCATCTACGGCAAGCTGCTGTCCCTGCTGGACGAGCGCGGGGCCGCGTACCGGGTGATCGAGCACGCCTCGGAGGGCAACTCCGAGGCGGTCAGCCTGCTCCGCGGCCACCCCCTCGGCCAAGCCGCCAAGTGCATCGTCACGATGGTGAAGGTCGGCAAGAAGGAGAAGCACTTCGTCCTGGTGGTCGTGCCCGGGGACAAGCGGGTCGACCTGGCGGCGGTGAAGGCGCTCTACGGCGGGAGTTACGCCTCCTTCGCCTCGGCCGACATCGCGGAGGACCTGGCCAAGTCCCCGAGCGGCACGATCCTCCCGTTCTCGTTCGACGACCGGCTGGAACTGATCGTGGACCCCGCGCTGCTGGTCCACCCGGAGATGTATTTCAACGCCGGCCGCCTCGACCGCTCGCTCGCCCTGTCCACGGCGGACTTCCGGTCCGTCGCCGAGCCCCGGGTGGAGCCGGTCTCGGCGGACTGACGGAAGGGCCGGCGTCCTCGCCCGTCGCCGGGAGTCCGGCACGGGCGTTCACCGGCCGTACTCGCTGTCAGGGGCCGACTGATTCGGAGACCAGGAGCCAGGTCGGGCGAGGGATCACGTGCGTCTGAGCGGTCGGAGTTGCGACGCGCGCCATCCGATCGATCTGTCGTGGCGCCTTCGCACCGGGGCTCCGGCCCGCGAAGTGACAGCCCACAAATTGGCACCCGGTTCCCCGGTCCCGTGATCGACTTCGGTGGGAGGACGCGTACACGGACCGTCGCGCGGCGGCGGTCCCGGGCGCGTGCCCACGCCACGACACTCTCTCGTCGAAGGAAGAACACCACATGGACAGACGTGCACTGATGCTGGCGACCGGCGGACTCCTGGGTGGCGTCGGTACCGCCCAGGTGGTGGCGGGGCCGTCGGCCGTAGCCGCCGAAGCGGACGCCACGGCCGGCCCGCTCTTCGACGTACGGCTCTACGGGGCGGTCGGAGACGGCGTCGCCGATGACACCCCGGCCTTCCACCGGGCACTGGCCGACGCCCGGGCAGTGCCGGGAGGCGGGGCAACGCTGTTGGTGCCGGCGGGCAGCTACCCACTCGGGGAGTCGTTGCTGCTCGGTCCCGGTATGAGCGTGCGCGCGTACGGAGCCCGGTTGTTCCGGACCGGCAACACCTCGGCCCTGGTCAAGAACTACACGACCGGCATGCCCGCGGTCGGCGGGTACGCGGGAGCCGGGAACATATCCGTCTTCGGCGGCACCTGGGACATGCGTGGCAGTACCTTCACCTCGACATGCCCGGCCTTCGTCTTCACTCACGCCGAAGGCCTCACCATCCGTGACGCTGCCGTCCTCGGCGTTCCCGAAGCGCACGCCGTCGAGATCAACGCGATGCGTCGGGTCAGGATCATCGACTGCCTCTTCGACGGCGTGTACGTGGCACCCGGTACGCCCACCGTGCCGAACCGACACGAGGCCGTGCAAATCACCGGTGCCACCAACGCGAACAACCTGCCGGCACCCGACTACGACGGTACTTCCTGTGAGGACGTGCTGATTTCCGGCTGCACCGTGCGCAACTCCTCCGCCGTCCTTGCCCCCTACGACGCCCTGTGCGGCGATCACTACGTCGCTTCGTCCGACGCCCCCCGCCCTCTGCACCGAAACATCCGCGTTCTGGGGAACCGGGTGGAGAGCAGCGGCGCGTACGGCATTCGCGCCACCGATTGGCAGCAGTCGGTGATCTCCGGGAACACGATCGACTCTGCGGCGGTCAACGGCATCTACGTCACTTCCGGTTCCGGTAACCCCCTGAAGGACATCGCGGTGACCGGCAACACCATCCGCGGCACCGGGTCGGGTGGCGCGATCGTGGTGTCCAACAGTGGCACGGGCCGGAACAGTTCGGTGGTCGTCAGCGACAACATCGTCCGTGAGGTGGCCGGCGAGACGGGTATCTACATCGGCCAGAGCGACGGCGCTTCGGTCACCGGCAACATCATCGCCACGACCCGCCACCCGACCGGCGGCAACGCCCAGGGAATCCAGCTCCAGGGCTCCCCGAACGCATTGGTCACCGGCAACCACGTGTCGGACGTCGAGGGTGACGGCATCGGCGTCGACAGCGCCTCGACCGGGGTATTGGTCGCCCAGAACACCGTGCTGAACGCGGCACGCAACGGCATCGCCATCGCCTCCTCCGACGTCGCGGTGCGCGACAACCGGGTCACCGGGGCAGGCACCTCGGGTCTGGCGGGCACCTACGCCATCCGCATCGGCGGCAACGCGGTGAACGTGTCCTGCCAGGGCAACGTGTCCCGACCGAGTGGCGGCACGGGCGCCGAGGCGGGCATCGGCGTGATGGCGGGCAGCCAGGCTGCCTGGATAACCGGCAACGACATGCGCGGCTGGGGCACCGCGGCGGTCCTCGACCTGGCCTCCGGGACTGTGGCGTCCAACAATCCCGGCTGAGGCGGCCGAGTTTTCCGGGGCCGGGCGGGGCGTCGCACCCCGCCCGGCCCGCGCCCCAGCCCCGCCCCGCCCCAATCAGGCGTTCATGAACTGGTCCACCCGCAGCGCCCGGTCGACGATGCGTACGTCGCCGAGGGTGCCGTGGAAGACCTGGCTGACGTTCCCGGCCCACTGGTAGCCGCCGACCAGGAACGGCTGGTGCAGCGAGGCCAGGCCGACCGCCTTCGAGGTGGGGTTGCGGCCCTCCTCGCAGCCGTTCACGTAGAGCTTGCTGACCTTGCCGTCGTTGACGACGGCGACGTGCCACCACTCCTGCTGCCGGAGCAGGTGGCTCCACGCGGTGGTCGCTCCGTCCGTGTTGAGCGGGTAGGCGTTCCACTGGATCTCCAGGGACCCGCTGAGCCCCAGCGTCATGACCGGCTCGTCGGCGGTCGACCCCGGGCCGTTCTTCCCGGCCTCCGCCGCGGTCCCGGCGCGGCTGAGCATCGAGGACCAGCCGTTGCGGCCGCCGTTCCAGTCGGCGGGCACCTTGAAGAAGAGCTCGATGGTGTAACCGTGCGGGAACGTCTCCGCGTTGACCGGTGCCTTGTCGACGGTACGGAGGTAGGCGCCGGCCACCGGGTTGCCCTGGCCCGCGAAGACGAGGCCGCCGTGTCCGGGCTGGTCGGGGTGGTGGTCGCCGGTCCAGGTCAGCGCGTTCGCGGCGGCGCCCGGTACCTGCTGGAGGACGAGGTCGTTGCCGTGGCCCGACTGGTCCTGGACGACCGTACCGGCGGGCAGGCTGCCGCCCTCGGCGCCCGAGCCGTCGAACCGCCAGTACGCGAGGGTGCCGGGGACCAGCATCCGCCGGGCGGCACGGGGGCCGCGCTCCGCGACCGGGGCGAAACCGGCGAAACGCTCGTCGAAGTCGATGTCCATGGAGAAGTAGTCGACCGGGGAGGTCAGTTCGATCTCCTTGGCGGCGGCCGCGTTCAGCTCGTCCTCGGCCGCGCGCTCCCGCATCCACGGCGAGAACGTGGCGATGTCGATCCGGCCCCGGTTGAGGTCGAAGCGGTACGAGCGCAGCATGCCGGAACCGCCGTAGTAGCGGTCCTGGTAGTTGGTGATGTGCAGGTGCACGTCGTTGCCGGCGCTGTTCTTCTTCACGGTCGAGCCGGGCGGCCAGTAGTGGCCGTTCAGGGTGAGGAAGATCTGGTCGTTGTCCTTGATCAGCCCGTCCCACATCTGCTGCCCGTACGCCGAGAGGTCGGCGGAGCCGTCGTCGTACGAGCCGACGATCTCGTGGGTCGTCACGATCACCGGGAGGGCCGGGTTCTCCCTGATGACGGTGTTGGCCCAGGCGAACCCGGCGTCCGACATGCGCCAGTCGAGGGAGAGCACCATCCAACGTCGGCCGCCCGCGCGGAAGATGTGGCTGGTGTGGTAGCCGTCGGGGCTGGAGGAATGGTACGCGGGCGACTTCTTGGCCCGCGCCGGGCCGAACGTGTCCAGGTACGGGGTCCGGCCCCGCTGGTCGTCCCCGCCGACGTCGTGGTTTCCCGCCAGCACGCCGTACGCGGCGCCCGCGTCGTCGAGCATGTCGAACACCTTGGTCACGGCGGCGAACTCCTCGGCGTGACCGTTGTTGGTCACGTCGCCGAGGTGGGCGAGGAAGACGATGTTCTCGTCGTTTCCACCGGCCCGCCCGGCCGGGTCGAGGACGTATCGGAAGGACGCCTCCATCGGAGCCGGGTGGATCCGGTCGATGTCGAACATGTACTGGGTGTCGGGCATCACGACGAAGGTGAACCGCGGGCTCTCCGGGTCCGGGCTCCATGTGCCGCGCTTGCCGCGCCCGGTCTTCTTGCCGTCGTCGTGCGCGCCGGAGTACGCGTCCGCGTGCGCGTCGGACGCGCCCGAGGCGAAGGCCGGCGTCGCGCCGAGCAGCCCCGTCGCGGTCGCCGCGGCCCCCGCGCCGAGGACACCGGCGCCGCGCAGGAAGGTGCGCCGGCTGCCGGCCGCCGGCCCCTCGCCGTCGAGGTCCGCGGTGCGCGGACAGCCGCAGCCGGCCGAGTGCGCGGCCGCTTCCGTCAGCAGGTTCCGCTCCGGGGCGTCGGGGCTGCCGTCAGGGGTGGTGTGCATGCGTGCTCCCAGCGAAAAGAAGTGGATGCTCGCACGCTAGAAAGGCCACGGGTGCGGGCGGATGTCGCACCGGCGACCGTCCGCCCAACACTCCGACAACTCCGCGACCGCCCTGACCTGGGACGGAGCCTCCCGATACAGCCCTACAACTCCACCTCGGCCCAGATGATCTTCGCGTCGTGGGTGTAGCGGGTGCCCCAGCGGGAGGCGAGCTGGGACATGATGAAGAGGCCTCGGCCGCCCTCGTCGCCGACCCGGGCGTGCCGCAGATGGGGGGCGACGAGACTGGCGTCGCGGACCTCGCAGGTGAGGGTGTGGGTACGGACCAGTCGCAGGGACAGCGGCGGGGTGCCGTAGCGCACGGCGTTGGTGACCAGCTCGCTGACGATGAGTTCGACCGCGTACAGCGCGTCCTTGGGGACTTTCCACTCGGCGAGGTGCGTGCGGGCCACGGTCCGTGCCTTCGCCGGGGCCCCCGGGTCGTCGTCGAGCTCGACGGTGACCACCTGGGCGGGGCTGACCTCCATGGGCCGGGCGAGGAGCAGTACCGCGCCTTCCGGGTGGGCGATGGGCGGGTAGTTGTACGTGATGGCGTCGCCGATCTCCCGCAGGTCCCGGTCGGGCGGCGAGAGCACCTCGTCCACCGGGCGCAGGCCGGGGCGGTCGCGCAGGTTGCTGCCGCCGCTGTGCATGACCAGGAGGCTGCCCGGCTCCAGCTCGATCTCGGCGGTGACGAAGGGGGTGCCCTCGGTCGCGGAGAGCGGCGACCCCTCGGGCAGGTCGAAGAGGAGCGGGGTGCCGTCCGGGCGGACGATGTGGGGGGTCGGCTGGCCGGCCCGGGCCACCGTCCAGAGCCGGGTGAAGGGGTCGTACTCCCCGTACAGGCACGTCGCCCTGAGGGGACGGTGGCGCAGGGCGTCGCCGACGGGGAGGGCGGCGCGCTCCTCGGCGAGCTGGACGGCGATGTCGTTGAGGCGGGCGAGCAGTTCCTCGGGCGAGAGGTCGAGGGCGGCGAGCGCGCGGACGGCGGTGCGCAGTTGGCCCATGGTCGTCGCGGTCTGGACGCCATGGCCGTCGACCCGGCCGACGACGAGGGCGGTCCGTCCGCCGGAGAGGGAGATGGTGTCGAACCAGCTGCCGCTGTTGCGCCCGGGCAGATAGACGTGAGCGGTGTCGACGGCGATGGGG
The DNA window shown above is from Streptomyces sp. NBC_00247 and carries:
- the gcvH gene encoding glycine cleavage system protein GcvH; translated protein: MSNPQQLRYSKEHEWLSAVEDGVATVGITEYAANALGDVVYAQLPAVGDTVTAGETCGELESTKSVSDLYSPVTGEVTAANQDVVDDPALVNSAPFEGGWLFKVRIAEEPGDLLTADEYTEFSGN
- a CDS encoding type II toxin-antitoxin system VapC family toxin translates to MGGTLVLDCEGLSQLVRRTPEITEWPAAAEAEDIRVVTSSVTLVDARDPKINQARFDYAVSRVNIIPPSEAVARRASKLLATAGPHGHKYAVVAATALTSPAPGTVLTSDTEDLLTPCGPSVRVIEV
- the glyA gene encoding serine hydroxymethyltransferase, coding for MSLLNSSLHELDPDVAAAVDAELHRQQSTLEMIASENFAPAAVMEAQGSVLTNKYAEGYPGRRYYGGCEHVDVVEQIAIDRVKALFGAEAANVQPHSGAQANAAAMFALLKPGDTIMGLNLAHGGHLTHGMKINFSGKLYNVVPYHVDETGVVDMDEVERLAKESQPKLIVAGWSAYPRQLDFAAFRRVADEVGAYLMVDMAHFAGLVAAGLHPSPVPHAHVVTTTTHKTLGGPRGGVILSTQELAKKINSAVFPGQQGGPLEHVIAAKAVSFKVAASEEFKERQQRTLDGARIIADRLVQPDVTEVGVSVLSGGTDVHLVLVDLRNSELDGQQAEDRLHEIGITVNRNAVPNDPRPPMVTSGLRIGTPALATRGFRAEDFTEVAEIIASALKPSYDAEDLKARVVALAEKFPLYPGLKK
- a CDS encoding YbaK/EbsC family protein; the protein is MATDDADGIYGKLLSLLDERGAAYRVIEHASEGNSEAVSLLRGHPLGQAAKCIVTMVKVGKKEKHFVLVVVPGDKRVDLAAVKALYGGSYASFASADIAEDLAKSPSGTILPFSFDDRLELIVDPALLVHPEMYFNAGRLDRSLALSTADFRSVAEPRVEPVSAD
- a CDS encoding right-handed parallel beta-helix repeat-containing protein gives rise to the protein MDRRALMLATGGLLGGVGTAQVVAGPSAVAAEADATAGPLFDVRLYGAVGDGVADDTPAFHRALADARAVPGGGATLLVPAGSYPLGESLLLGPGMSVRAYGARLFRTGNTSALVKNYTTGMPAVGGYAGAGNISVFGGTWDMRGSTFTSTCPAFVFTHAEGLTIRDAAVLGVPEAHAVEINAMRRVRIIDCLFDGVYVAPGTPTVPNRHEAVQITGATNANNLPAPDYDGTSCEDVLISGCTVRNSSAVLAPYDALCGDHYVASSDAPRPLHRNIRVLGNRVESSGAYGIRATDWQQSVISGNTIDSAAVNGIYVTSGSGNPLKDIAVTGNTIRGTGSGGAIVVSNSGTGRNSSVVVSDNIVREVAGETGIYIGQSDGASVTGNIIATTRHPTGGNAQGIQLQGSPNALVTGNHVSDVEGDGIGVDSASTGVLVAQNTVLNAARNGIAIASSDVAVRDNRVTGAGTSGLAGTYAIRIGGNAVNVSCQGNVSRPSGGTGAEAGIGVMAGSQAAWITGNDMRGWGTAAVLDLASGTVASNNPG
- a CDS encoding L-serine ammonia-lyase, giving the protein MAISVFDLFSIGIGPSSSHTVGPMRAARMFARRLKNEGLLAPTASIRAELYGSLGATGHGHGTPKAVLLGLEGESPRTVDVEAADARVEQIRTTGRISLLGAHEIPFDADEHLVLHRRKALPYHANGMSLHAYDETGALLLEKTYYSVGGGFVVDEDAVGADRIIPDDTVLAHPFRTGDELLRLARETGLSISSLMLENEKEWRTEEEIRTGLLEIWRVMQACVGRGMSREGILPGGLKVRRRAANSARQLRAEGDPQTHAMEWITLYAMAVNEENAAGGRVVTAPTNGAAGIIPAVLHYYMNFAAGGATPEEKDDSVVRFLLAAGAIGMLFKENASISGAEVGCQGEVGSACSMAAGALAEVLGGSPEQVENAAEIGMEHNLGLTCDPVGGLVQIPCIERNGMAAVKAVTAAKMALRGDGTHKVSLDKVIKTMKETGADMSVKYKETARGGLAVNIIEC
- a CDS encoding LamG-like jellyroll fold domain-containing protein translates to MHTTPDGSPDAPERNLLTEAAAHSAGCGCPRTADLDGEGPAAGSRRTFLRGAGVLGAGAAATATGLLGATPAFASGASDAHADAYSGAHDDGKKTGRGKRGTWSPDPESPRFTFVVMPDTQYMFDIDRIHPAPMEASFRYVLDPAGRAGGNDENIVFLAHLGDVTNNGHAEEFAAVTKVFDMLDDAGAAYGVLAGNHDVGGDDQRGRTPYLDTFGPARAKKSPAYHSSSPDGYHTSHIFRAGGRRWMVLSLDWRMSDAGFAWANTVIRENPALPVIVTTHEIVGSYDDGSADLSAYGQQMWDGLIKDNDQIFLTLNGHYWPPGSTVKKNSAGNDVHLHITNYQDRYYGGSGMLRSYRFDLNRGRIDIATFSPWMRERAAEDELNAAAAKEIELTSPVDYFSMDIDFDERFAGFAPVAERGPRAARRMLVPGTLAYWRFDGSGAEGGSLPAGTVVQDQSGHGNDLVLQQVPGAAANALTWTGDHHPDQPGHGGLVFAGQGNPVAGAYLRTVDKAPVNAETFPHGYTIELFFKVPADWNGGRNGWSSMLSRAGTAAEAGKNGPGSTADEPVMTLGLSGSLEIQWNAYPLNTDGATTAWSHLLRQQEWWHVAVVNDGKVSKLYVNGCEEGRNPTSKAVGLASLHQPFLVGGYQWAGNVSQVFHGTLGDVRIVDRALRVDQFMNA
- the gcvT gene encoding glycine cleavage system aminomethyltransferase GcvT; this translates as MSNAPRTTALDALHRSLGATMTDFAGWDMPLRYASERDEHHAVRTRAGLFDLSHMGEIAVTGPGAVAFLNHALVGNIGTVGVGRARYTMIVREDGGILDDLIVYRPAETEYLVVANAGNAQTVLDTLTERVTGFDAEVRDDRDAYALIAVQGPESPAVLKAVTDADLDGLKYYAGLPGTVAGVPALIARTGYTGEDGFELFVAPEHAEALWQALTEAGAPHGLIPCGLSCRDTLRLEAGMPLYGHELTTALTPFDAGLGRVVKFEKEGDFVGREALTAAAERAEIAPPRKLVGLVAEGRRVPRAGFQVVADGRVIGEVTSGAPSPTLGKPIAMAYVDAAFAAPGTEGVGVDVRGTHEPYEVVALPFYKRQK